The DNA segment CCTCCTTACCTGGGCGCGGGCGTGCGCGTCACCGAGCTTGCCGACGACTTCAAGAGCATCCGCGTGGAGATGCCCCTGCGCTTCTACAACCGCAATTACGTGGGCACCCACTTCGGCGGGTCGCTCTACTCCATGTGCGATCCCTTCTACATGCTGATGCTCATCCACCTGCTGGGGCCGGAGTACATCGTCTGGGACAAGGCTGCCACCATCCGCTTCAAGCGCCCGGGCAAGGGCGTGGTGCAGGCGCTCTTCCGGCTCTCCGACGAGCAGATCGCCGAGATCAAGGCGGCGGTGGAGGCCCAGGGCAAGGTCGAACCCCAGTTCCAGGTCACGGTCACCGACCGCGAAGGCAACGTGGTGGCGGAGGTGGACAAGCTGCTCTACGTCCGGAAGAAGTGATGGCGCTGGGACAGCCCCTCCTCTCCCCCACGTGATCCGATGAAGCAAAGGACTTAGCCACGGAGATCAAGCCAGAAGCAGGCTTGAGTGGGCCACCCCCTCAAATGGCTATCTGGCACGCCGCGTTGACGGGAGGAGGGAAAGGGGCACCCTCAGAGCGCCCCCTCACAAGAGTGACACGAGGGGGGCGCGCGCGGGCTGGCGTGCCGTGGCTATTGGGCGCACATTCCGGCGTCGCGATCGCGCGGGCGGGGGCGTCGGGCGTTGTCGTGAGGAGATAGCCTGTCCCACTAGAACTTCTTCTTTGTGACCTCGCACTGCCAAGTGGAGTGCGTGGTCACCGGACTGTTATGACGTCCCGCTGAGTAAGAAGATACCTCCAACACGCCGGTTGCGCGGCTGAGGTCATACGAGGATCGTTTCTCAAGGTCCTGCGTAGAGGTGTCGTCACTCCACGACACGTTCGTGTCGGTGAACGTCGCCCGAGAGGCGGACCCGTCGGTGTTTCCTGCGTCGAACTTAGCCGTGCTCTCAGCCTCGTTGATCATGGCTGGCTTTTCGTAGTGGTAACTTACCTTATTGCCGTCGACGTGGGTAAGGGTACACGTGAGATGAGTCTCCTGTGCCCCGGCGATTCCTACAAGAATCGCGACTGCCAAAAACACATTCCGCAATTTCATTTGAGTCTCCTGCGAGTCGACGACGTCTTCGTGGTCTGCTCTACCAAGGCCTTCGCTTCGCGTTTCTGGCCTTCGAGTTCCGGATAGCAGCCCGGCGACATTTGCGGCGTGGGTGCAGTGGAAATGGGTTCGACCACGCTCAGTACCTTTACCTCATTGCCCTGGGGGCGAAGCTGCTCAGCGATGCTCTGGGCAGCGGCGTCTGAGCACTTCGACCCATCGATAGCAAGTAGGATCTTCATGGCTTCCTTTCAGTTGACCCGAAACCCGGCTTGCCACGGGCGAGATCCTTACCCCACTTCTGAGGGAATCGTAGGCGCGCCCTGAGTACAAGTCAATGCAAGGCAAGCACGGGGCGAGAGACGGATGTAACTGTTGATAAATCCCCTTAGCGTAAGTTACGGGCAGTT comes from the Terriglobales bacterium genome and includes:
- a CDS encoding DUF4442 domain-containing protein; protein product: MTAKRLKRRLRLYPPYLGAGVRVTELADDFKSIRVEMPLRFYNRNYVGTHFGGSLYSMCDPFYMLMLIHLLGPEYIVWDKAATIRFKRPGKGVVQALFRLSDEQIAEIKAAVEAQGKVEPQFQVTVTDREGNVVAEVDKLLYVRKK